A single genomic interval of Methanobrevibacter oralis harbors:
- a CDS encoding cupin domain-containing protein has product MNEDIKAKALNIQNLVEYQNDTVVSREVIKKELGTVTFFAFDQGQGLSEHSAPFDAMVQIIDGEAEITISGNKNTVKAGEIIIMPANEPHALQAVNGPYKMILTMIKSD; this is encoded by the coding sequence ATGAATGAAGATATTAAAGCTAAAGCTCTAAATATACAAAATTTAGTTGAATATCAAAATGACACTGTTGTCAGTCGTGAAGTAATAAAAAAGGAGCTAGGTACTGTAACTTTCTTTGCATTTGACCAAGGACAAGGATTATCAGAACACTCAGCTCCTTTTGATGCTATGGTTCAAATTATTGATGGTGAAGCTGAAATAACAATCAGCGGCAACAAAAATACTGTAAAAGCTGGTGAAATTATTATAATGCCGGCAAATGAACCACATGCTCTTCAGGCTGTTAATGGTCCTTATAAAATGATATTGACTATGATTAAGTCAGATTAA